A single Cyclopterus lumpus isolate fCycLum1 chromosome 3, fCycLum1.pri, whole genome shotgun sequence DNA region contains:
- the LOC117751419 gene encoding retinoblastoma-like protein 2 — translation MATRLQGNQGRPRFGPRDRLITMFRACSRDPTEAIKTRLRCLLHTFLQHHRDNAGNENTNDVAAKCCCEAQFWYYRILENLISQERNRLGIRDMSALLEKELFQCCLVACCLEITISSNGLPYDFPLLPHILKLAPYNFLKVIELVLRAEVGLPRAVFRHLAQVEQKVLESLAWTSDSPLWEEIRGNESHLPTWQQVMLPTQLEDPARTHFHPDRKQPGVDRSLGADGQRSPSAVNRPQRSNSLHLFARKCYSLMAKRLRELCSTLSISDELRLKIWTCFEYSLVHCTDLMVDRHLDQLLMCAIYIMAKITKVETPFKHIMKCYKSQPLVNKSVCKNVLMSGKEKDFHHNNKGDHSAGIPTPNTPSTHYPGPRQKERGNLIHFYNQIYTTRMQHFAKQFAPTSGRDTPPLSPYPRQWKASSRRQQLFSSYPIYVSPHDTNTTSPRTPGLCYFFNSSPPECLRQINNMIRTGRSPNRRRCGGSFGEGKGEGEDGEDGPLGKRLCLDGQSAWQRRLRNVVNDRVPRRALDRDRDQDQLSSVTRPNLH, via the exons atggcaaccaggcTTCAGGGTAACCAGGGACGGCCACGGTTTGGCCCCAGGGACCGCCTGATCACTATGTTCAG GGCCTGCTCCAGAGATCCAACCGAGGCGATCAAAACAAGACTGAGATGTTTGCTGCACACATTTCTGCAACACCACCGGGACAATGCAGGAAATGAGAACACCAACG ATGTGGCAGCAAAGTGCTGCTGTGAAGCCCAATTCTGGTATTACAGGATCCTGGAGAACCTCATCAGTCAAGAAAGGAATAGGCTGGGAATCAGAGACATGTCG GCCCTCTTGGAGAAGGAGCTTTTCCAGTGCTGTCTGGTGGCCTGTTGTCTGGAGATAACCATCTCCTCAAACGGTCTACCATACGACTTCCCTCTGCTCCCTCACATCTTGAAACTGGCACCATACAACTTCCTGAAG GTGATCGAGCTGGTGCTGCGGGCCGAAGTGGGCCTGCCCCGCGCTGTGTTCAGACACCTCGCTCAAGTGGAACAGAAAGTTCTGGAGAGCTTGGCCTGGACCAGCGACTCCCCACTGTGGGAAGAAATCAGAGGCAACGAGAGCCATCTGCCTACCTGGCAACAG GTGATGCTTCCAACACAACTTGAAGATCCCGCGAGAACACACTTTCATCCCGACAGAAAGCAACCAGGAG TCGATCGCAGTTTAGGAGCCGACGGTCAGCGTTCCCCATCAGCTGTAAACCGGCCACAGAGAAGCAACTCCCTCCATCTGTTTGCTCGCAAG TGTTACAGCTTGATGGCCAAGCGTCTGAGGGAGCTGTGCTCCACACTGAGCATCTCTGACGAGCTGCGGCTGAAGATCTGGACCTGTTTTGAGTACTCTCTGGTCCACTGTACGGACCTCATGGTCGACCGTCACCTGGACCAACTGCTCATGTGTGCCATCTACATCATGGCTAAG ATTACCAAGGTGGAAACACCCTTCAAACATATAATGAAGTGCTACAAGTCTCAGCCACTTGTCAACAAAAGC GTCTGCAAAAATGTGCTGATGTCCGGAAAAGAGAAAGATTTTCATCACAACA ACAAAGGTGACCACAGCGCCGGTATCCCGACACCCAACACGCCATCAACACATTACCCAGGACCTCGCCAGAAGGAGAGGGGAAATCTGATTCACTTTTACAACCAAATCTACACAACAAGGATGCAGCACTTTGCCAAGCAGTTTGCCCCCACATCTGGA AGGGACACTCCTCCTTTGTCTCCGTACCCCCGACAGTGGAAAGCATCCTCTCGCAGACAGCAGCTGTTCAGCAGCTACCCCATCTACGTTTCCCCTCACGACACCAACACCACTTCCCCCAGGACACCCGGGCTCTGCTACTTTTTCAACTCAAGCCCCCCAGAG TGTCTGCGTCAGATCAATAACATGATCAGGACAGGCCGGTCACCCAACAGGCGACGCTGTGGGGGATCATTCGGGGAGGGcaagggagaaggggaggatgGGGAAGATGGTCCTTTAGGGAAGAGGCTTTGTTTGGATGGCCAGTCAGCCTGGCAGAGGCGACTAAGGAATGTGGTGAATGATCGCGTACCAAGAAGGGCCttggaccgggaccgggaccaggaccagctTTCTTCTGTTACAAGGCCTAACCTGCACTAG